Proteins encoded together in one Rhodospirillaceae bacterium window:
- the moaC gene encoding cyclic pyranopterin monophosphate synthase MoaC yields MTNLTHFDEAGNARMVDVSDKDASERMATAKGSVYMAPATLALIRDRGVKKGDVLTVAQLAGIMGAKRTPDLIPLCHPLALTSVKVELVLDAARNAVDITATCKLVGKTGVEMEALTAVSVAALTVYDMVKAADKSMRIGDIRLVHKSGGKSGTYEAA; encoded by the coding sequence ATGACCAACCTCACCCATTTCGACGAAGCCGGCAACGCCCGCATGGTCGACGTCTCCGACAAGGATGCGAGCGAACGCATGGCCACCGCCAAGGGCTCGGTCTATATGGCCCCGGCGACCCTGGCGCTCATCCGCGACCGTGGCGTCAAGAAGGGCGACGTGCTCACCGTCGCGCAACTGGCAGGCATCATGGGAGCCAAGCGCACACCCGATCTCATTCCGCTCTGCCATCCCCTGGCGCTCACCTCGGTCAAGGTCGAACTGGTGCTGGATGCCGCACGCAACGCCGTCGACATCACCGCCACCTGCAAACTGGTGGGCAAGACCGGGGTCGAGATGGAGGCGCTGACTGCCGTCTCTGTGGCCGCCCTCACCGTCTATGACATGGTGAAGGCCGCCGACAAAAGCATGCGCATCGGCGATATCCGCCTGGTCCACAAGAGCGGCGGCAAGTCCGGCACCTACGAGGCCGCCTGA
- the trpC gene encoding indole-3-glycerol phosphate synthase TrpC produces MSDVLTRICDDKRRHIATREKDVPLAEMRARAEASLQSDAPRGFLKHLERTIDAGHFGLIAEIKKASPSKGLIRADFDPASLAKAYKDGGATCLSVLTDEPYFQGHDTYLRAAREAVDLPALRKDFMLMPYQIYESRALGADCILLIMACLDDAEADQLETLAFDLGMDVLVEVHDAGEMTRALKLKSRLLGVNNRNPARPWRLTSPPPEQLAAMAPKDRLLVAESGLYATADLERMNRVGASIFLVGESLMRQADVTAATRALLGARAPLTSAA; encoded by the coding sequence ATGAGCGATGTGCTGACCCGTATCTGCGACGACAAGCGCCGCCACATAGCCACGCGGGAAAAGGATGTTCCCTTGGCGGAGATGCGTGCCCGTGCCGAGGCAAGCCTCCAAAGCGATGCGCCGCGCGGCTTTCTGAAGCACCTTGAGCGCACCATCGATGCCGGGCATTTCGGCCTCATCGCCGAAATCAAGAAGGCATCCCCCTCCAAGGGTCTGATCCGTGCCGATTTTGATCCGGCGAGTTTGGCCAAGGCCTACAAGGATGGCGGCGCAACCTGCCTTTCCGTGCTGACGGATGAACCCTATTTCCAGGGGCATGATACCTATCTGCGCGCGGCAAGGGAGGCGGTCGACCTGCCAGCGCTGCGCAAGGATTTCATGCTGATGCCCTATCAGATCTATGAATCGCGGGCATTGGGCGCCGATTGCATCCTGCTGATCATGGCCTGCCTCGATGATGCCGAGGCAGACCAGCTCGAGACCCTCGCCTTCGACCTCGGCATGGACGTGCTGGTCGAGGTGCACGATGCCGGCGAGATGACGCGCGCCCTCAAGCTGAAGTCACGCCTCCTCGGCGTCAACAACCGCAACCCCGCAAGACCCTGGCGATTGACCTCGCCACCACCGGAACAACTGGCCGCCATGGCGCCAAAGGACCGGCTGCTGGTCGCCGAAAGCGGGCTCTACGCCACCGCCGACCTCGAACGCATGAACCGCGTCGGAGCCTCGATCTTCCTGGTCGGCGAGAGCCTGATGCGCCAGGCCGATGTCACGGCCGCGACCCGTGCCCTCCTCGGCGCCCGCGCGCCGCTCACCTCGGCCGCCTGA
- a CDS encoding aminodeoxychorismate/anthranilate synthase component II: MFILIDNYDSFTYNLYHYLGELGAEIEVYRNDQISVDEVMAKAPQGIILSPGPCDPDRAGICLDLIKTAAGKIPILGVCLGHQAIGQAFGGKVVRANKPMHGKLSDVTHHNKSVFLDLPNHFAATRYHSLIVDRESLPAELEITAETEDGTIMGLAHKSLPIAGVQFHPESIASEHGHKLLGNFLTSAGMNKLNTPNGAKVVQ; the protein is encoded by the coding sequence ATGTTCATACTAATCGATAATTACGACAGCTTCACCTACAACCTGTACCATTATCTGGGTGAGTTGGGGGCGGAGATTGAAGTCTATCGCAATGACCAGATCTCGGTGGACGAGGTCATGGCCAAGGCACCGCAGGGAATCATCCTCTCCCCGGGTCCATGCGACCCCGACCGCGCCGGCATCTGCCTCGACCTCATCAAGACTGCTGCGGGCAAGATTCCGATCCTCGGCGTCTGCCTGGGACACCAGGCGATCGGGCAGGCCTTCGGCGGCAAGGTTGTCCGCGCCAACAAGCCGATGCACGGCAAGCTGTCCGACGTGACCCATCACAACAAGAGCGTGTTCCTCGACCTGCCGAACCATTTCGCCGCCACGCGCTATCATTCACTGATCGTCGACCGGGAGTCGCTCCCGGCCGAGCTTGAGATCACGGCAGAGACCGAAGACGGCACCATCATGGGGCTCGCCCATAAATCGCTGCCCATTGCTGGGGTGCAGTTTCATCCGGAGAGCATTGCCTCGGAACATGGCCACAAGCTGCTCGGCAACTTCCTTACTTCGGCTGGCATGAACAAGCTGAACACGCCGAATGGCGCAAAGGTCGTCCAGTGA